A genome region from Microbacterium sp. CGR2 includes the following:
- a CDS encoding SdpA family antimicrobial peptide system protein, translating into MTKQTIIALVSSVVTAAVLGIAIFVSMPSTVLHPRDGSPLRDVMTTVLPESWPFFTKPPSDTEITAYVLDDGTLRSASAFPNAHPDNWFGVLRTQRAQGPEMANLTSPLPAENWVECAEDRSRDCLVIAAETEPVSIVNDYPTQTLCGNVIIVETAPVAFSYRDMYEGWRLDENAVHLDIEC; encoded by the coding sequence GTGACGAAGCAGACGATCATTGCGCTCGTCTCGTCCGTCGTCACAGCCGCCGTGCTGGGTATCGCGATCTTCGTATCGATGCCCAGCACGGTGCTGCATCCGAGGGATGGGTCGCCGTTGCGCGATGTAATGACAACGGTACTCCCAGAGAGCTGGCCGTTCTTCACCAAGCCGCCGTCCGACACGGAGATCACCGCCTACGTCCTGGACGACGGTACGCTCCGCTCAGCGTCGGCCTTTCCGAACGCGCATCCCGACAACTGGTTCGGCGTCTTGCGCACCCAACGAGCGCAAGGACCCGAGATGGCCAATCTCACCAGTCCGCTTCCGGCAGAGAACTGGGTCGAGTGTGCAGAAGACCGCTCCCGCGACTGTCTCGTGATCGCGGCGGAGACCGAGCCGGTCTCCATCGTCAACGACTATCCGACTCAGACGCTGTGCGGGAACGTCATCATCGTGGAGACCGCACCAGTCGCCTTCTCGTATCGAGACATGTACGAAGGATGGCGCCTCGATGAAAACGCCGTGCACTTGGATATCGAATGCTGA
- a CDS encoding TetR/AcrR family transcriptional regulator yields MSQNRVGRPPQAGISVALISAAESVMTSLGYSALTVDALVTVVGTTRPTFYRRYPSVAHLALEVIINRFGTGLEVDNGNLVDDLIELQRAELEMFRSHLMRRNLPGLLESIRLHPDVAESYFARFIAPRRENVLRVLELARARGEISESRDDDELACDLLLGPMLARAIVPTGVGLDDALAVNTARAVVHHLAAQHSRVG; encoded by the coding sequence ATGAGTCAGAACCGTGTCGGACGGCCGCCCCAAGCGGGCATCAGCGTTGCGCTGATCAGCGCTGCGGAAAGCGTCATGACATCACTGGGTTACTCGGCACTCACCGTCGACGCACTGGTGACCGTGGTGGGCACCACGCGTCCGACGTTCTACCGCCGTTATCCCAGCGTTGCACACCTCGCCCTCGAAGTGATCATCAATCGTTTCGGCACCGGGCTGGAAGTCGATAACGGCAACCTGGTGGACGACTTGATCGAGTTGCAAAGGGCGGAATTGGAGATGTTCCGCAGCCACCTCATGCGGCGGAATCTTCCAGGGCTTCTGGAGAGCATCCGGCTCCACCCCGACGTCGCCGAGAGTTATTTCGCGCGCTTCATCGCACCGCGACGGGAGAACGTCCTTCGCGTTCTAGAACTGGCGCGTGCCCGTGGTGAGATCAGCGAGAGCCGCGACGACGATGAGCTCGCCTGCGATCTGCTCCTCGGGCCAATGCTTGCACGTGCGATCGTGCCGACCGGGGTGGGGCTCGATGATGCCCTCGCTGTCAACACCGCGCGAGCTGTCGTCCACCATTTGGCTGCTCAGCACTCACGCGTCGGATGA
- a CDS encoding CPBP family intramembrane glutamic endopeptidase, with the protein MLIALYAVAVLVIAWAVALPLWNGSGLLSPWFGLTALAMMMTPAAVALVIVVFIERPRQRLVALGLRPIRPWRRTLGYAFLGLMGMLLLCVVALVVGTLIGAYPGDFAGLSELRANTAIGDTESVWPLVLTQFGAIILASFVNLLPALGEEIGWRGWLLPKLLPSGIVPAVLVSGVLWGTWHAPLLLLGYNYPAAPGWMAVLLMIGMCTIVGSLLGWLRVRSGSVWPPALAHGGLNAAASGTLYLFAADGVTVDTTQATILGWSGWIVPAVLVVALIASGSFQSPATATRFDIDTNERTHHVV; encoded by the coding sequence ATGTTGATCGCGCTGTACGCCGTCGCGGTCCTGGTGATCGCTTGGGCTGTCGCTCTTCCGCTATGGAACGGCTCGGGACTGCTCAGCCCTTGGTTCGGCCTCACTGCTCTCGCGATGATGATGACGCCTGCAGCGGTAGCGCTCGTCATCGTCGTGTTTATCGAGCGCCCCCGCCAGAGGTTGGTGGCGTTGGGGCTGCGCCCGATTCGTCCCTGGCGGCGGACTCTCGGATACGCGTTCCTCGGGCTGATGGGGATGCTTCTGCTGTGTGTCGTCGCTCTCGTGGTCGGCACGTTGATCGGGGCGTACCCCGGCGACTTCGCGGGCCTTTCTGAACTTCGAGCAAACACTGCCATAGGAGACACCGAGTCCGTCTGGCCGCTTGTGCTGACGCAATTCGGCGCAATCATCCTCGCCTCGTTCGTGAACTTACTGCCCGCTCTCGGGGAAGAGATCGGATGGCGAGGATGGCTGCTACCGAAGCTCCTGCCGTCGGGGATAGTCCCCGCGGTTCTGGTGTCTGGTGTGCTGTGGGGCACATGGCACGCGCCGCTGCTCCTGCTCGGCTACAACTACCCCGCGGCGCCCGGGTGGATGGCCGTCCTCCTGATGATCGGCATGTGCACGATCGTGGGTTCACTCCTTGGCTGGTTGAGGGTACGGTCCGGGTCGGTGTGGCCGCCGGCTCTCGCGCACGGCGGATTGAACGCCGCGGCGAGCGGAACATTGTACTTGTTCGCCGCTGACGGGGTGACCGTTGACACCACGCAGGCGACCATTCTCGGCTGGTCAGGCTGGATCGTGCCGGCCGTCCTCGTGGTGGCGCTCATCGCCAGCGGCTCATTCCAGTCTCCGGCAACCGCGACGCGATTCGACATTGATACCAACGAAAGGACACACCATGTCGTTTAG
- a CDS encoding AvrD family protein, translated as MAGVASSVSVHEPRRGGERRWEELLGPARDRYFAGRYRETEYAFLSDSSSGDVTYSVHLPQQPTDWHLTSIDAVALARFAIMDTSPPDLTRWLRRSWVRSLDLRAGRQPTTDLERVSVAARLQASSHQVTIEADVGTMHVRLGVAADEPVPARGGEAAEPVPQRSLRESPTAVPSAIEFSDQRVDAEWHFDSGLTAIDYIATFGQLTQAIAYHHAGLRREDAEVLWMRRIQMTGIPAPDHGPTHLRAFAQLTRDRVHRTARGVVHDVHVAAHATAGASANARAAYIEREAR; from the coding sequence ATGGCGGGGGTAGCGAGTTCAGTGTCCGTACACGAGCCACGCAGAGGCGGAGAGCGTCGATGGGAGGAACTGCTCGGCCCGGCCCGGGATCGATACTTCGCCGGCAGATACCGGGAGACGGAGTACGCTTTTCTGTCCGACTCATCGTCCGGCGATGTCACCTATTCCGTTCATCTGCCCCAACAGCCGACGGATTGGCACCTGACCTCTATCGACGCTGTCGCCCTCGCTCGTTTCGCGATCATGGACACGTCGCCACCCGATCTCACTCGCTGGTTGCGCCGTTCATGGGTTCGAAGCCTCGACCTTCGCGCGGGCCGGCAGCCAACCACGGATCTCGAACGCGTGAGTGTCGCCGCACGATTGCAGGCGTCGTCCCATCAGGTCACGATCGAGGCCGACGTCGGGACGATGCACGTCCGCCTTGGCGTCGCCGCTGACGAGCCGGTTCCCGCGCGCGGGGGAGAGGCGGCCGAACCAGTGCCTCAGCGTTCTCTTCGTGAGTCCCCGACCGCTGTGCCGAGCGCGATCGAGTTCTCCGACCAGCGCGTCGACGCTGAGTGGCACTTCGATTCGGGGTTGACGGCGATCGACTACATAGCGACCTTCGGTCAGCTCACTCAGGCGATCGCCTATCACCACGCTGGGCTTCGGCGGGAGGACGCCGAGGTGCTGTGGATGCGACGCATCCAAATGACGGGCATACCGGCTCCTGATCACGGCCCGACACATCTGAGAGCCTTCGCCCAGCTGACGCGTGATCGCGTGCATCGGACTGCACGTGGCGTCGTCCACGATGTCCACGTCGCCGCGCATGCGACGGCCGGCGCGAGTGCCAATGCCAGAGCGGCATACATCGAAAGGGAAGCACGGTGA
- a CDS encoding Cpe/LpqF family protein (Related to clavulanate biosynthesis protein Cpe, which has an isomerase-like N-terminal domain and a beta-lactamase-like C-terminal domain.), which yields MSFSRIRFLAFLAPIALLVGCAPGVVVEGEIDESTAVGERTSWVVEILNDESDTTGSQWESVLDESFLEQMSADEMAALINEDLRPEGPFEIVRFEAAGPDAVTTLQGAEEEISLSISTTDNGDIEGIFFSPAS from the coding sequence ATGTCGTTTAGCCGTATTCGTTTCCTTGCCTTCCTGGCACCGATCGCACTCCTTGTGGGTTGTGCACCGGGGGTTGTCGTCGAAGGCGAGATCGATGAGTCCACAGCCGTTGGCGAACGGACGAGCTGGGTCGTGGAGATCCTGAACGACGAGTCGGATACCACCGGCAGTCAATGGGAATCGGTGCTCGATGAGAGCTTCCTTGAGCAGATGTCCGCGGACGAAATGGCGGCGCTCATCAACGAGGATCTGCGACCCGAGGGGCCGTTCGAGATTGTCCGCTTCGAAGCGGCGGGCCCTGACGCGGTGACCACTCTCCAGGGCGCTGAGGAGGAGATTTCGTTGAGCATCTCGACTACTGACAACGGCGATATCGAGGGCATCTTCTTCAGCCCCGCCAGTTGA